Within Parabacteroides pacaensis, the genomic segment CCGGTTATTGAAGTCCATAATACCGATCGTTTGCAAATCGGAACGATGGGGGGGAGTCAAAACTTTTCCATCCCATAAAGTATTATCAGCTAAAATAATTCCTCCGGACGGAACCTTATCGAAAACGATGTCATAGTATTGGGTATAAAGACGTTTGTCTCCGTCGATAAAAACCAAGTCGAACCACATGTCCAAAGAAGGAATCACCTCCAGCGCGTCGCCGATATGGAGCTTGATACGGTCTGCATAAGGAGAACGGGAAACATATTTCATAATAAAATCCTCCATTTCGTCATTTATCTCGATGGTATGGATTTCTGCATCTTTTTCCAATGCCTCGGCCATACATAAAGTTGCATAGCCGGTATAAGTTCCTATCTCCAAGATGCGTTTCGGACGGAGCATGTGGCAGAACATTTTTAATATGCGTCCTTGCAAATGTCCCGATAACATACGAGGACGAAGAAGGTTAACGTTTGCATCCCGGTTTAAAGCAGCAAGCAATTCCCCTTCTTCGTCCATGTGGTTTAATATATATTCATTTAGTGCTTCCGACATTCTTTTCTAATCATTAAAAGTAGGAAGACAGTAGCCTCGGCCGGATTCTAATACTTTTCCGACATTATTGATTTCAAGAAACGTAGTTCCCCCCCCTTCACCGAAACTACCACTTAAATAAGCTACCATATTATCTCGCGTAATCCGTCCGCTTTGGAGAAGTTGATGCAACGCATTCATGTAGTATTCGCGGGGTGATTTTTTTTCTTCCTGGTAAACAGCCCAAACGCCATAGGAAAGAGCCAACTCACGGGTTACTCTCTCTTTATAACAAATAGCATATACTGTGGACGTTCCGCGGAAAGCAGCCAGGTAACGGGCTGTCTTACCGGAATAACTGTCCGTGATAATCGCTTTTACATGTAATTTGGAAGAAGCCTTTACCGCTTGTTTTGCCAGAAAAGAGGTAATATCCAAATCGTCTCCTTGAATAGGAACCCGGATGTCGTTGGCGGCAAGTTTAGTTCTTTCCGCTTCGGCAGCAATTTTTGTCATGGTACTTACCGCTTCTACCGGATATTTCCCGTAGGCTGTTTCACCGCTCAACATGATCGCGTCGGTCCGATAATAAATAGCATTTGCCACATCCGTCACTTCTGCACGGGTCGGACGCGGATTGGTAATCATTGAATGAAGCATCTGGGTGGCTACGATAACCGGTTTCTTTGCCTCTACACATTTACGGATTAATGTACGTTGAATCCCCGGAATTTTTTCTTGAGCAACCTCGATACCTAAATCTCCACGAGCGATCATTATCCCATAAGCCACTTCTAAAATTTCATCTATCTTGTCTACACCTTCCTGGTTTTCTATCTTAGCAATAATTTTTATCGGGCTATTATGTTCGTCAAGAATCCGTTGAATATCCAACACATCTTGTCTGTTACGGACAAAAGAATGGGCAATGAAATCCAGATTATTCTCGATGCAATAAAGAATGTTTTTCCGGTCACGTTCCGTAAGAGAAGGCAAGTTGATACGTACTCCCGGCACATTTACGCTCTTACGGCTCCCTAATACGGAATCGTTCAGAACTTCACATACCAAGTAATCGTCGTTTTTTTCAACTACTTTCAACTCTATTTCTCCATCGTCTATCAGGATCATTCCTCCCACACCCATATCGTGGACGAAATTTTTATAGGAAACGCAAATACATTCTCGTGTAGTGATACATTCGGCATCCCCTTTCACCTTTACTCTATCGCCGGTATGGAAAGAAATAGGTTCTTCTGATTTGGTAGTGCGCACTTCCGGCCCCTTGGTATCCATTAAAATCCCGATTCGCTTAGAAACACTCCGTACATTTTTTACTACACAGTTAAATCCTTCCTCATCCATGTGAGCAGAATTCAGACGAACTACATTCATTCCTGCTTTGAACAATGCGTCAATAAATTTTACATCACAACGTTGGTCTGATACTGTAGCTACAATCTTTGTATGCTTTAACATAACCTTTTCTTTTATAACCTAATTAATACCTATTATATCTAATCCTCCTCTTATCATTGCGGGTCACCCCGGAACGGTAACAGAATATTTATTCTTTTACAAATGCCTCTACTGCCAAACGGTAAGAATCAAGTCCAAAACCTAAGATAACTCCTTTACAAACCGCAGATAACATGGATACATGGCGAAAAGGCTCCCGGGCATGCACATTGGAAATATGTACTTCCACCACCGGTGTATCGATTGCTTTTATAGCATCGCGCAAAGCAATAGAAGTATGCGTATAAGCCCCTGCATTCAATATAATACCGTCGAATGAAAATCCCGTTTCATGGATTTTATTAATCATTTCTCCTTCGATATTAGATTGATAATATGCTATTTCACAAGTAGGATATGCCGCACGTAATTCGTTCAGGTAACCTTCAAATGAAGTATTTCCATATACTGTGGGTTCCCGTTTTCCCAACAGATTAAGATTTGGCCCGTTAATAATCTGAATCTTCTTCATTTTCTGTCAAGTTTATTACCTTTGCATCTCACTATGAATGAGTACGAAAGGAAAATTCCGGTGCAAAGGTAAGTAATTTATTTGATTCATAATATAACGTACAATGACAAAGCAACAAGGAAAAGATATAGTCAGTAAGTATCATACCTACCTGCGGTTAGAAAAATCGCTTTCTGCAAATTCTATCCAGGCTTATATGACAGACCTTGATAAATTACTTCGCTTTATACAATCGGAAAACATCAAAGTAACGGAAGTAACTTATCATGATCTTCAACAATTTGTTGCCCAGCTACGGGACGTAGGCATCCATCCCCGTTCGCAAGCCCGGATTATTTCCGGTATCAAATCATTCTACCGTTTCCTTCTCCTCGACGATTATATAACAACAGACCCGACGGAATTGTTGGAATCGCCGAAGATAGGTCTTAAGCTCCCGGAAATACTCACAGTCAACGAAATAGACAACATCATGAGTACTATCGACCTTTCTTTGCCGGAAGGGCAACGCAACCGGGCGATGCTGGAAGTTTTATACAGTTGCGGTCTCCGGGTGTCCGAACTTATTACCCTCCGTTATTCGGATGTTTATTTCCAGGAAGAATTTATTAGAGTAGAGGGGAAAGGCAGTAAACAACGTTTGGTTCCTATCTCGGAAACCGCCTTGCAGGAAATCCGTAATTATCTGTATGATAGAAATACCATGCAAGTGAAAAAAGGATTTGAAGACACTCTTTTTCTAAGTCGCCGGGGAACAGGGCTTTCCCGTATCATGGTGTTTCATATTATCAAGCAACAAGTGGAAATGGCCGGAATACATAAAAATGTGAGCCCTCATACCTTCCGGCATTCTTTTGCAACTCATCTATTAGAAGGAGGAGCCAATTTACGGGCTATCCAAATGATGTTAGGCCATGAAAAAATTACTACTACAGAGATTTATACCCATATAGATCGTGAATTCTTACGGGAAGAGATTTTGGCGCACCACCCTCGTAGCAGATCCAGAGAATGATAAAATTACAAATTCATTCCCATCTCTTTATTTAGATTGAAAAATATAATTAAATTTGCGCCGGAAATAATAAATCATTACGTAATAACAACCTAATAAATAACTTACCATGGGAAGTAATAAAATTATCGGAGCCAAGATTAAAGGGATCCGGGAATCAAAAAATCTTTCAATCGAAGAAGTTTCAGAACGTTCAGGCCTTTCAACAGAGCAAATCACACGTATCGAAGATAATATCGATTTTCCATCGCTTGCTCCCCTTATTAAAATAGCGCGTGTACTGGGGGTTCGCCTGGGGACTTTTTTAGACGACCAATCGGAGTTGGGTCCGGTTGTATGCCGGAAAACCGAGCACGACGAAGCCAGCATCAGTTTTTCCAATAATGCGACCAAAGCTCGAAAACATATGGAATATCATTCTCTTTCCAAAGAAAAATCGGGACGTCATATGGAACCGTTCATTATTGACATTTCCTCTTCCGAGGGAGTAGACTTTGTGCTTTCCACTCATGAAGGAGAAGAATTTATTTATGTTTTGGCGGGTGCGGTAGAAATTAATTACGGAAAAGATACCTATATGTTGGAAGAGGGAGATAGTATTTATTACGATTCCATCGTGGCTCATCACGTCCATGCCGGAAATGGCGGAACAGCCCGTATTTTGGGTATTGTCTATATTCCTTATTAATAAGAAGCAGGTATGGAATTGACAAACAAAACACTCGGACAATGGCTCGAACAATGGGCTACTTTAACCCCGGATAAAGAATACCTGGTTTATTCCGACCGGGATCTTCGTTTTACTTGGAAACAGTTTAACGAGCGGGTCGACAATATGGCAAAAGGATTAATGGCTATTGGCGTAAAAAGAGGAACCCATGTAGGTATTTGGGCTACGAACGTACCCGATTGGCTTACCTTCCTGTATGCCGGAGCGAAAATCGGTGCGGTACTGGTGACTGTAAATACGAACTATAAACAGAGCGAGCTGGAATTTTTGGTAAAAGATGCGGATATCCATACGCTTTGTATTACCGAAGGAGTATTCGACGGAAGTTATATCGACATGGTATATACAATGGCTCCGGAATTGAAGACATCCCAAAGAGGTTACTTTAAAAGCGAACGTTTTCCCCGTCTTAAAAACTTAGTATTCATCGGGCAAGAAAAATACCGCGGTATGTATAATACCGCTGAAATTTTACTATTAGGACAAAATATCAGTGATGATACGTTGATTGAAGCAAAAGCCCAGGTAGATTGCCATGATGTGGTAAACATGCAATATACTTCCGGAACTACCGGTTTTCCTAAGGGTGTTATGCTTACCCATCACAATATCAGCAACAACGGTTTTTTTACCGGCGAAGGAATGGGTTTCACTGCAGAAGATAAATTATGTTGTTGTGTTCCCCTGTTCCATTGTTTCGGTGTAGTACTGGCTACGATGAATTGTCTTACCCACGGATGTACCCAGGTAATGGTAGAGCGGTTCGATCCGTTAGTGGTATTGGCATCCGTCCATAAAGAAAGATGCACAGCCTTGTATGGAGTTCCTACTATGTTCATCGCCGAAATGAATCATCCTATGTTTGAAATGTTCGACTTGACTTCCCTTCGTACAGGTATTATGGCAGGTTCTCTTTGTCCTGTGGAACTGATGCGTGCTGTCACGGATAAAATGCATATCACCCATATTACGAGTGTATACGGTTTGACGGAAAGTTCTCCGGGGATGACGCATTCGGTGTTGGACGATCCGTTCGAAGCGCGTTGTCTTACGGTGGGAAAAGAGTATCCCTTTACCGAAGTGGCTGTACTTGACCCGGACACAGGAGAAGAATGTCCTGTGGGAGTGCAAGGAGAAATGTGTTGCCGGGGTTATCTGGTAATGAAAGGATATTATAATAACCCGCAAGCTACCGCGGAGGTAATTGATAAAAGCGGATGGCTACATAGTGGTGATTTAGGTATCAAAGATGAAAACGGGTATTACCGTATTACAGGTCGGATAAAAGATATGATTATTCGGGGAGGAGAAAATATTTATCCCCGCGAGATAGAAGAATTCCTTTATCATTTGCCGGGACTGAAAGATGTGCAAGTGGCTGCTGTTCCTTCAAAGAAGTATGGAGAAGAAGTAGGTGCTTTTATTATTTTGCATGAAGGAGTTCAAGTAACGGAGGAAGAAGTAAAAGACTTTTGCCGTGGTAAAATTGCCCGTCATAAGATTCCTAAATATATTTTCTTTGTTCCTACTTTCCCTATGACTGGAAGTGGTAAGATTCAGAAATTCAAGCTAAAGGATTTAGGTTTACAACTTTTGCAAGAAAAAGGATTGGAGCCGGTATAAACTGACTGATGGAAGTTTATACTATTGAAAGAATGAAAATGAAAAGGGGGTCAAAAGTCAATTAAACATAGAGACACAGAAACATAGAGGGTTTTAAAGTGCTTATCACCTAGAAAAACTCTGTGTTACTGTGTCTTTCACGTTGATTGTCCCTGCTTCTGTCATCCCGGACTTGATCCGGGATCTCCCATCCACACAAGCCGGCTTTAGCGATCGGAGATCCCGCGTCAAGCGCGGGACGACAGGAGTAGGTGAATGGGCACTGGGATGAGTGAATGAGTTCCGGGGAAAAGTTCTGTCATTATTGGTTTGTTTGCCTTCTTGCAGAAAGGAGAACTTAGAATGACAAAGCTAAGCAAAAGTCTGCATAATTTTATTAGGATAAACTTCATCCCCTATTCCTCTTCTCCCTTTCAAGATAAATCATTTTTCATTCAGCAACTGATTTAGCACTTTTATCAACCTTTCTTTTTGTCGCGGTCTAGGAGCGTGCATATCTACAATTTTGCCCGATTTATCTATCAGAATAAACGTAGGAAAACTACTGATAGACAACCGCCGCTCCAACAAGGCTTGCTGCTGATCCGGCAAATTGTAATGCACTACGTTGGGACCTGTCAGATGGTTTTCTTTAATTACATTTTTCCAAGTTTTTTCCGGCGAGTTATTAGCCAAATACATAAAGACTACATCTTTATCTTTCATGCTTTCTTTAACAGGTCCTACAAAAAGCAGTTCTTCTTTGCAGGGACCACACCAAGTTCCCCATACATCCAAATAAATTACTTTGCCCTGATAAGGTTCTATGAGCTTGACAAGAAGAGCATCCGCATCTTTACTTTCTGTTAAATGATCCGTTTTCTTCAAACTTTCCACATAATCTATGTTTTCCTTGTCCAGTCTTTCGTAATATTTCTGCCTTTCTATAATAATATTTTTAATAGACGGGCTTTCTACTAGCTCGTCTAGCAATTGGATACTTCTAGCATGCAAAGGCTTTTTCATATAATACATAATCTCAAAATATATCCTGCCTAATTCCAAGTCTTTTAGTACTCCTTTCATAGGAACAGCATCCAAGTAGGCCACTTCTCTATTTATATTATTTATTTCCATTACTTCTTCAGATACGGCGGGCCATTCATCCCGCAAGTATTTCACTACCAAGCTGTCTTTCAGTACAGGCTGAATTTGTTCTATTAACGCTTTATAAGGTTCCAGCCGTTGGGCGATCGTAGCTGAATCTTTCCGTTGGAATTGAAGCTGTAAAGAAAGGGTAGAAGACTCGTCGAGTGCTTTTAAACCGGCTTTTTGCTGGGAGGTAAGAGATAGCCGTCCCATCCTTTCCAACTCTTTTATTCCCTCTACTTCCGGTAAAAGCATAGAAACTCTTCCTTCTTTCAAATCTTTAAGATACCCTGCATAATCCCGGCAAAATGTGCTGACATCCCTCCATAAGGTATAAGGTTGGGACAGTTGGGAGAATATTTTTGCCACATGTCCCATATAAGCCGTACTAAATTGTTCTTTTTCATCTCTCTTTAAACTGAAACGGCGTTGCAACATATCCCTTCCTTGGCTATATGTAAAATCCATCTTTTTGAAAAACAAGAACTTATCCGAAAGTATGGGATGTTTCTCTATATATTTGGTAAAGATATCCATTTGCTGGTTAAATATATCATTCCTTTTACGGAAATATTCATCATGTGCCATTTCCGCATCATAGGGTAAATATAAATTCCAAAGCGATTTGCTTTCGGGAGAATCCCGGAAATTACTTAATTCTTGTTTAACCCGGGCATTCTCTCCCATAAATAAAACCTTATCTTTTCTGAAATCATTATAAAGGACAAAAGTTTCTCCGCCTTCCAAAATTGTATGAATAGTAGCTCTGTCCCAGTCAACATAAGCCTCTGTTGCATTAAGTATAGGGAATGTTATACGAAACCGCCCTAAAGAATCGATATCTGCATAAAAGCTTTCATCATTGTCAGTAAGCATATTCGGTATTGAAATCTGAAAAGGAGAATAATCCGTTAATGCTCTGAAATAACCTATAATAGTAACTGAATCGGTTTGATAGCCGGTATCTTTAAACTTCGAATGATCGGCATACTTATAATCCGGTAATACACTATATTTAACGTAAGGATGCTTTTTGCCTTTGTCTTCCACGATAGAACAAAGTGTATCCGTTTTGGCATTTAAAAATACTTTTAAGTTCAGCCGTTCATCCCCCTTTTTAAGGGCAACTTCCATTTTATTCTTTTTCGAACGGATAAACTCATATTCCCAGAAATCATTCTTATAAATGGCAAAATCTTCAAAGAATCCGTATTTCCATTCATTTGTTTCCGGATCCGTCCAGCTTCCTAATATCCGGTAAATAGCCGGATCTTTTGCACAAGGCAACATAGGATGATTAGTAAGTTCCGATGCCAAATCCAAGAAACCTGGTGTTACCTTGCGTATATAGACTAATTTGCAGAGACTGTCGCTTTTAAGCAACAACTCAAATTCATTTTTCTTTATATCCCGCCTAATTTCTTTGATTTGCCAATCTCTCTGTTCGTAATGCAATTTGTCGGGAGATGTAAATACACACCCTATGGTTCCTTTGTCGTCCGATACCCACTTATTAAAAAGCAAAGGAGGTAAATCCCGGCATTCCGCTTTTTCCATATTATTCTGGTTAGTCTTTCTTACCGATTGTTCTACGGGATCCCATCCTGTAAATGTATAAGAAATAGTATCGGTCGCCAACTGCTTAATTTCCAATTGTTTGATTTCTCTCTTATTATTATGCAAGGAAATAGTAATCTTTCCTTTTTCCGGAACGTTTACCTCATCCACATAATAGAGCTGGTAAAAAAAATTGACCATCTCAGGATAAATCACCGGTCCATTCCAATTTCCAGAAGAGACATCATGGTTTTGCCAATGTCCGCAAAATTCATCGGGTATTTTATTTTGTGCTTTTATACACAGGCAAATAGCCCAGATGCATAGTAAAAACCCATATTTTCTTTTCATGATATCTTCATTTTAAGATTTCTAACCTTACTCTTTTCTCATTATCTTTTTATAAAGCAAAATTAAACATTATAGAAGGATGAACAAACTTATACGAGACTATCTTTTTATTTGTTTTTTGTTCGCCTGAGAGGATAGACAAATATTCAGGAGGCCGTTTCACATCAGGGGAGATTATAGGCAAAACATCCTTGGTTATCTTTGCAAAGATCCTTAATTATCTTTACAAAAACGACTTCTCTACTCTTTCATCCGGGTGTTGGTACCTTTTACACCCGGATGTTACTGGTGCCTACATCCGGGTGTTGATGGAGGGAAATCCTCTTGTTTCAGAACGAAAGACTTTATACCTATAATAAATGACCTGCTTTGTAAGAATAATAGATTAAGTATCTTGCCCTTTCTTTACTGTACTAAGCAGGCGGAGGGAAAGTTTTGTTTGGATACTACAGGGGGAAGAGTACCTAATAAGGAACCATCTAAATGATACTTTATTGTAGATCAGTGAATTATCAATTTTAGGGATGAGAGTAAAAAACATGTGATGATAGCAAAAATAAGTTGCTATCATCTCTAAGAAGCTTCTAAGGGAGATGTTAATTAAGCTAGTGGTGAGAGGATGAGAGCAAATTTTCAAAAACTTATATTAAAAAGAGGCTGAACTTTCGGAAGAACTATTTATCTAAATAAGGAATAAAATACGGAAGACCTCTATTTATAATAATTCCTGCAAAACTTATTTATATCCTTATAAAAGAAAGCTAACAAGTACGATTGCATTACACTTTTCCTTACCTTTGTGCCTCAAACAATCATTATAGTATTATTTATTATGTCGCAATTATTTCCAACAGACCTGCCTTATAAGGTGGCAGACATGACACTGGCAGATTTCGGACGTAAAGAAATCGAAATCGCCGAACACGAAATGCCGGGATTGATGGCTCTCCGTAAAAAATACGCAGAACAAAAGCCTTTGAAAG encodes:
- a CDS encoding O-methyltransferase, translating into MSEALNEYILNHMDEEGELLAALNRDANVNLLRPRMLSGHLQGRILKMFCHMLRPKRILEIGTYTGYATLCMAEALEKDAEIHTIEINDEMEDFIMKYVSRSPYADRIKLHIGDALEVIPSLDMWFDLVFIDGDKRLYTQYYDIVFDKVPSGGIILADNTLWDGKVLTPPHRSDLQTIGIMDFNNRIKADHRVEKVILPLRDGLSIIRKK
- the pyk gene encoding pyruvate kinase → MLKHTKIVATVSDQRCDVKFIDALFKAGMNVVRLNSAHMDEEGFNCVVKNVRSVSKRIGILMDTKGPEVRTTKSEEPISFHTGDRVKVKGDAECITTRECICVSYKNFVHDMGVGGMILIDDGEIELKVVEKNDDYLVCEVLNDSVLGSRKSVNVPGVRINLPSLTERDRKNILYCIENNLDFIAHSFVRNRQDVLDIQRILDEHNSPIKIIAKIENQEGVDKIDEILEVAYGIMIARGDLGIEVAQEKIPGIQRTLIRKCVEAKKPVIVATQMLHSMITNPRPTRAEVTDVANAIYYRTDAIMLSGETAYGKYPVEAVSTMTKIAAEAERTKLAANDIRVPIQGDDLDITSFLAKQAVKASSKLHVKAIITDSYSGKTARYLAAFRGTSTVYAICYKERVTRELALSYGVWAVYQEEKKSPREYYMNALHQLLQSGRITRDNMVAYLSGSFGEGGGTTFLEINNVGKVLESGRGYCLPTFND
- the aroQ gene encoding type II 3-dehydroquinate dehydratase, which encodes MKKIQIINGPNLNLLGKREPTVYGNTSFEGYLNELRAAYPTCEIAYYQSNIEGEMINKIHETGFSFDGIILNAGAYTHTSIALRDAIKAIDTPVVEVHISNVHAREPFRHVSMLSAVCKGVILGFGLDSYRLAVEAFVKE
- the xerD gene encoding site-specific tyrosine recombinase XerD; its protein translation is MTKQQGKDIVSKYHTYLRLEKSLSANSIQAYMTDLDKLLRFIQSENIKVTEVTYHDLQQFVAQLRDVGIHPRSQARIISGIKSFYRFLLLDDYITTDPTELLESPKIGLKLPEILTVNEIDNIMSTIDLSLPEGQRNRAMLEVLYSCGLRVSELITLRYSDVYFQEEFIRVEGKGSKQRLVPISETALQEIRNYLYDRNTMQVKKGFEDTLFLSRRGTGLSRIMVFHIIKQQVEMAGIHKNVSPHTFRHSFATHLLEGGANLRAIQMMLGHEKITTTEIYTHIDREFLREEILAHHPRSRSRE
- a CDS encoding helix-turn-helix domain-containing protein, with the protein product MGSNKIIGAKIKGIRESKNLSIEEVSERSGLSTEQITRIEDNIDFPSLAPLIKIARVLGVRLGTFLDDQSELGPVVCRKTEHDEASISFSNNATKARKHMEYHSLSKEKSGRHMEPFIIDISSSEGVDFVLSTHEGEEFIYVLAGAVEINYGKDTYMLEEGDSIYYDSIVAHHVHAGNGGTARILGIVYIPY
- a CDS encoding AMP-binding protein, with translation MELTNKTLGQWLEQWATLTPDKEYLVYSDRDLRFTWKQFNERVDNMAKGLMAIGVKRGTHVGIWATNVPDWLTFLYAGAKIGAVLVTVNTNYKQSELEFLVKDADIHTLCITEGVFDGSYIDMVYTMAPELKTSQRGYFKSERFPRLKNLVFIGQEKYRGMYNTAEILLLGQNISDDTLIEAKAQVDCHDVVNMQYTSGTTGFPKGVMLTHHNISNNGFFTGEGMGFTAEDKLCCCVPLFHCFGVVLATMNCLTHGCTQVMVERFDPLVVLASVHKERCTALYGVPTMFIAEMNHPMFEMFDLTSLRTGIMAGSLCPVELMRAVTDKMHITHITSVYGLTESSPGMTHSVLDDPFEARCLTVGKEYPFTEVAVLDPDTGEECPVGVQGEMCCRGYLVMKGYYNNPQATAEVIDKSGWLHSGDLGIKDENGYYRITGRIKDMIIRGGENIYPREIEEFLYHLPGLKDVQVAAVPSKKYGEEVGAFIILHEGVQVTEEEVKDFCRGKIARHKIPKYIFFVPTFPMTGSGKIQKFKLKDLGLQLLQEKGLEPV
- a CDS encoding TlpA family protein disulfide reductase, with translation MKRKYGFLLCIWAICLCIKAQNKIPDEFCGHWQNHDVSSGNWNGPVIYPEMVNFFYQLYYVDEVNVPEKGKITISLHNNKREIKQLEIKQLATDTISYTFTGWDPVEQSVRKTNQNNMEKAECRDLPPLLFNKWVSDDKGTIGCVFTSPDKLHYEQRDWQIKEIRRDIKKNEFELLLKSDSLCKLVYIRKVTPGFLDLASELTNHPMLPCAKDPAIYRILGSWTDPETNEWKYGFFEDFAIYKNDFWEYEFIRSKKNKMEVALKKGDERLNLKVFLNAKTDTLCSIVEDKGKKHPYVKYSVLPDYKYADHSKFKDTGYQTDSVTIIGYFRALTDYSPFQISIPNMLTDNDESFYADIDSLGRFRITFPILNATEAYVDWDRATIHTILEGGETFVLYNDFRKDKVLFMGENARVKQELSNFRDSPESKSLWNLYLPYDAEMAHDEYFRKRNDIFNQQMDIFTKYIEKHPILSDKFLFFKKMDFTYSQGRDMLQRRFSLKRDEKEQFSTAYMGHVAKIFSQLSQPYTLWRDVSTFCRDYAGYLKDLKEGRVSMLLPEVEGIKELERMGRLSLTSQQKAGLKALDESSTLSLQLQFQRKDSATIAQRLEPYKALIEQIQPVLKDSLVVKYLRDEWPAVSEEVMEINNINREVAYLDAVPMKGVLKDLELGRIYFEIMYYMKKPLHARSIQLLDELVESPSIKNIIIERQKYYERLDKENIDYVESLKKTDHLTESKDADALLVKLIEPYQGKVIYLDVWGTWCGPCKEELLFVGPVKESMKDKDVVFMYLANNSPEKTWKNVIKENHLTGPNVVHYNLPDQQQALLERRLSISSFPTFILIDKSGKIVDMHAPRPRQKERLIKVLNQLLNEK